Proteins encoded within one genomic window of Halomonas sp. YLGW01:
- a CDS encoding tripartite tricarboxylate transporter TctB family protein, producing MSRSSSSLLARALGFGSGSGAARFHGVLALLALGYLVGGLAMGPPLEAGKLTPSFFPLLIGVLATVLCGLQWWSSVRGAEAQNQAEASVDADRQEGSASGRRLSPELTLMLATLGYVLVFQWLGYVLSTLVYVLGVMLLFSGLDKWLSKAAIALAITAVGFVLFNQIFNVRLPTLWG from the coding sequence ATGTCTCGTTCATCTTCTTCCCTGCTGGCGCGTGCGCTTGGCTTTGGCTCTGGTTCTGGCGCGGCCCGGTTCCATGGCGTACTGGCGCTGCTGGCGCTGGGCTACTTGGTTGGCGGCCTGGCGATGGGGCCACCCCTCGAGGCGGGCAAGTTGACCCCGTCCTTCTTTCCGCTGCTGATCGGTGTGCTGGCCACGGTGCTGTGCGGCCTGCAGTGGTGGTCCTCGGTGCGCGGTGCCGAGGCTCAGAACCAGGCCGAGGCATCCGTCGACGCCGATAGGCAGGAGGGCTCCGCCTCTGGCCGTCGTCTCTCGCCGGAGCTGACCCTGATGCTGGCGACCCTGGGCTACGTGCTGGTGTTCCAGTGGCTGGGCTATGTGCTGTCCACCCTGGTCTATGTTCTGGGAGTGATGCTGCTGTTTTCGGGGCTCGACAAATGGCTGAGCAAGGCCGCGATCGCGCTGGCCATCACCGCGGTGGGCTTCGTGCTGTTCAACCAGATCTTCAATGTCCGTCTACCGACGCTGTGGGGGTGA
- a CDS encoding SDR family NAD(P)-dependent oxidoreductase, producing the protein MFADLNDKTVLITGSTKGIGRAAAVAFARQGAIVGINSSKKDEAAQELIAQLESEGARFAYYERDLTKSGECEALINAFVDEFSSLDVLVNNAGGLGVRKGLESLEDEDFERVMDLNLRSVIMTTRFAMPHLKTSAAKRGETACVISTGSIAGREGGGLGASLYGGSKAMLHNLHRNWVKEFTQDGIRFNIVAPGTIDTAFHADKSDEVKAKIASTIAMGRLGTSEEVAPSFLFLASHAASGYITGQVIDVNGGQMCP; encoded by the coding sequence ATGTTCGCCGATCTCAACGACAAGACCGTTCTCATCACCGGCTCCACCAAGGGCATCGGTCGTGCCGCCGCGGTGGCTTTCGCCCGCCAGGGTGCCATCGTCGGCATCAACAGCAGCAAGAAGGACGAAGCCGCCCAGGAGCTGATCGCCCAGCTGGAATCCGAAGGGGCGCGCTTTGCCTACTATGAGCGTGACCTGACCAAAAGCGGTGAGTGCGAGGCACTGATCAACGCCTTCGTTGACGAATTCAGCAGCCTCGACGTGCTGGTCAACAATGCCGGCGGGCTCGGCGTGCGCAAGGGCCTCGAGTCCCTCGAGGACGAAGACTTCGAGCGGGTGATGGACCTGAACCTGCGCTCCGTGATCATGACGACTCGCTTCGCCATGCCTCACCTGAAGACCTCCGCCGCCAAGCGCGGCGAGACCGCCTGTGTCATCAGCACCGGCTCCATCGCCGGGCGTGAAGGCGGCGGTCTTGGCGCCTCTCTATATGGCGGTTCCAAGGCCATGCTGCACAACCTGCACCGCAACTGGGTCAAGGAATTCACGCAGGACGGCATTCGTTTCAATATCGTCGCGCCCGGCACCATCGATACCGCCTTCCACGCCGACAAGAGCGACGAGGTGAAGGCCAAGATCGCCTCCACGATCGCCATGGGGCGCCTGGGAACCTCCGAGGAGGTAGCGCCCTCCTTCCTGTTCCTGGCCTCCCACGCCGCCAGCGGCTACATCACCGGCCAGGTGATCGACGTCAATGGCGGGCAGATGTGCCCCTGA
- a CDS encoding tripartite tricarboxylate transporter permease, with translation MDFLTQVVASFGLLLNPTILFYVVAGFLIGTIFSAIPGLTATLALALLLPLTYSLDVTTALMACASIYMAGMCGGSITATTINIPGAPSSMMTAVEGYPMQQRGEGPLALGHASFASMIGGVFGAVLLVLLAPLIADLSLLVQTTGKAALILFALIVIVIAQRGNVRRAAIAACLGLMLATVGLDAMVPVARFSFGMGDLAAGIDLMPVIIGTFAISELLTQLAENDKAKRIREQLKGVAKIRRRDFIPSRSAIRRIGAACYLKSSTIGYLVGTLPGAGGSMGGFLAYVEAVRTSREPDSFGKGNPQGIAAAESANNAVCGGALVPMLTFGIPGDPITAIVLGVLVINGIQPGPQLMESQAGLIAPMLAALIFSALILVPLTMYLLGPYFIRIVRIRRDVLFGSIAMLAVVGSYVATYSTFQMMMTLVMGILAFYLRKHGYPVVTLLLGFILGPGLEEYLRRALTLSNGDLTVFVTQPDSLFFIVLTGIFVYFLAIRKPVQLKGGENSG, from the coding sequence ATGGACTTCCTGACACAGGTGGTGGCGAGCTTCGGCCTGCTGCTCAATCCCACGATACTGTTCTATGTGGTGGCCGGCTTTCTGATCGGCACCATCTTCTCGGCCATTCCCGGCCTGACCGCCACCCTGGCGCTGGCGCTGTTGTTGCCGCTGACCTACAGCCTGGATGTGACCACGGCGCTGATGGCCTGTGCCAGCATCTACATGGCCGGCATGTGCGGTGGCAGCATCACCGCCACCACCATCAATATTCCCGGTGCCCCCTCGTCGATGATGACGGCGGTGGAGGGCTACCCGATGCAGCAGCGGGGCGAGGGGCCCCTGGCGTTGGGCCACGCCTCTTTCGCCTCGATGATCGGCGGGGTGTTCGGCGCGGTGCTGCTGGTACTGCTGGCGCCCTTGATCGCCGATCTGTCGCTGCTGGTGCAGACCACCGGTAAGGCTGCGCTGATCCTGTTCGCGCTGATCGTGATCGTCATCGCCCAGCGGGGCAACGTCCGCCGCGCGGCCATCGCCGCCTGTCTCGGCCTGATGCTGGCCACGGTGGGGCTCGACGCCATGGTGCCGGTGGCCAGGTTCAGCTTCGGCATGGGTGACCTGGCAGCGGGGATCGACCTGATGCCGGTGATCATCGGCACCTTCGCCATCAGTGAGCTGTTGACCCAGCTGGCCGAGAACGACAAGGCCAAGCGCATCCGCGAACAGCTGAAGGGGGTGGCGAAGATCCGTCGCCGCGACTTCATCCCATCGCGTTCGGCGATCCGTCGCATCGGGGCGGCCTGCTACCTGAAGTCGTCCACCATCGGTTATCTGGTCGGCACCCTGCCCGGCGCCGGGGGCTCCATGGGCGGCTTCCTGGCCTACGTGGAAGCGGTGCGGACCTCGCGCGAGCCGGATAGCTTCGGCAAGGGCAATCCCCAGGGGATCGCGGCGGCGGAAAGTGCCAATAACGCGGTCTGCGGCGGCGCCCTGGTGCCCATGCTGACCTTCGGTATTCCCGGCGATCCGATCACCGCCATCGTGCTGGGCGTGCTGGTGATCAACGGCATCCAGCCGGGGCCCCAGCTGATGGAATCCCAGGCCGGCCTGATCGCGCCCATGCTGGCGGCGCTGATCTTCAGCGCGCTGATCCTGGTGCCGCTGACCATGTACCTGCTCGGTCCCTACTTCATCCGCATCGTCAGGATTCGCCGCGACGTGCTGTTTGGCTCGATCGCGATGCTGGCGGTCGTGGGCAGTTACGTGGCGACCTACTCGACCTTCCAGATGATGATGACTCTGGTCATGGGGATACTGGCCTTCTACCTGAGGAAGCACGGCTATCCGGTCGTGACCCTGCTGCTCGGGTTCATTCTCGGCCCGGGGCTGGAGGAGTACCTGCGTCGCGCCCTGACGCTGTCCAACGGTGACCTCACGGTCTTCGTGACCCAGCCCGACAGCCTGTTCTTCATCGTGCTGACCGGGATCTTCGTCTACTTCCTGGCGATCCGTAAGCCGGTGCAACTCAAGGGGGGCGAGAACTCGGGCTGA
- a CDS encoding aldehyde dehydrogenase (NADP(+)) yields MTLKGHHLIGYQTLAGPTGIEAVNPASGEALAPAYAMAGQAEVDQACQLAEDAFLTYRQLPLADRAAFLEAMADSIDALGETLTERAMLETGLPRARLEGERGRTCGQLRLFAGVLRSGDYLDIRTEPALPDRQPMPRPALAQQQIPLGPVAVFGASNFPLAFSVAGGDTAAALAAGCPVIVKAHSAHPGTSELVGRAVQEAAQASGMPEGVFSLLYGSGNELGQALVKDARIQAVGFTGSRNGGTALLRTAQQRPQPIPVFAEMSSINPVLLLPQHLEANAEGLAEAFAGSLVMGAGQFCTNPGLVLALSGAALERFVDRAGQAISEAEAQLMLTPGIHAAYEEGVARLQGRDGVTRVAMGKEAPDLACPCRPHLYRTSAETFIADPVLHDEVFGACGLIVECSSVEQMQTVLTALEGQLTATVHLEEADHELASRLLPLLERRAGRILFNGWPTGVEVCHSMVHGGPWPSTSDSRTTSVGSAAIQRFLRPVCYQNLPQEIAPDSLKESNPLGLPRQVDGKR; encoded by the coding sequence ATGACACTGAAAGGCCACCATCTCATCGGCTACCAGACCCTAGCCGGCCCGACCGGTATCGAGGCCGTCAATCCTGCCTCCGGCGAGGCGCTCGCCCCCGCGTACGCGATGGCCGGTCAGGCGGAAGTCGACCAGGCCTGCCAGCTGGCCGAGGACGCCTTCCTGACCTATCGCCAGTTGCCGCTTGCCGATCGCGCCGCCTTCCTCGAGGCCATGGCGGACAGCATCGATGCCCTCGGCGAGACCCTGACCGAGCGCGCCATGCTGGAGACCGGCCTGCCCAGGGCGCGTCTCGAGGGCGAGCGTGGCCGCACCTGCGGTCAGCTCCGGCTCTTCGCCGGGGTCCTGCGAAGCGGCGACTACCTGGATATCCGCACCGAGCCCGCGCTGCCCGATCGCCAGCCCATGCCGCGGCCCGCGCTGGCCCAGCAGCAGATTCCGCTGGGACCGGTGGCCGTCTTCGGCGCCAGCAACTTTCCGCTGGCCTTCTCGGTGGCCGGCGGTGATACGGCGGCCGCCCTGGCCGCCGGCTGTCCGGTGATCGTCAAGGCTCACTCGGCCCACCCCGGCACCTCGGAGCTGGTCGGACGCGCCGTTCAGGAGGCCGCCCAGGCCTCGGGGATGCCGGAAGGCGTGTTCTCGCTGCTCTACGGCAGCGGCAACGAGCTCGGGCAGGCGCTGGTCAAGGACGCGCGCATCCAGGCGGTCGGTTTCACCGGCTCGCGCAATGGCGGCACCGCCCTGCTGCGCACCGCCCAGCAGCGGCCTCAGCCGATTCCGGTCTTCGCCGAGATGAGCAGCATCAACCCGGTTCTGCTGCTTCCCCAGCATCTCGAGGCCAACGCCGAAGGCCTGGCCGAGGCGTTCGCCGGCTCCCTGGTGATGGGCGCCGGGCAGTTCTGCACCAATCCGGGCCTCGTCCTGGCACTGAGCGGAGCGGCGCTGGAACGCTTCGTCGATCGGGCGGGCCAGGCCATCAGCGAGGCCGAGGCTCAGCTGATGCTGACACCGGGCATCCACGCCGCCTACGAAGAGGGCGTCGCGCGCCTTCAGGGCAGGGACGGGGTAACGCGCGTCGCCATGGGCAAGGAGGCGCCAGACCTCGCCTGCCCCTGCCGGCCGCACCTCTATCGCACCAGCGCCGAGACCTTTATCGCCGACCCGGTGCTGCATGACGAAGTGTTTGGCGCCTGCGGCCTGATCGTCGAATGCAGCTCCGTCGAGCAGATGCAGACCGTGCTGACCGCCCTGGAAGGCCAGCTGACCGCCACCGTGCACCTCGAGGAGGCCGATCACGAACTGGCAAGCCGCCTGCTGCCGTTGCTCGAGCGTCGCGCCGGTCGCATTCTGTTTAACGGCTGGCCCACCGGCGTCGAGGTCTGCCATAGCATGGTTCACGGCGGCCCCTGGCCCTCCACCTCCGACAGCCGCACTACCTCCGTGGGCAGCGCCGCGATCCAGCGCTTCCTGCGGCCGGTCTGCTATCAGAACCTGCCACAGGAGATTGCCCCGGATAGCCTGAAGGAGAGCAACCCCCTCGGGCTGCCACGCCAGGTGGACGGCAAGCGCTAA